The following coding sequences lie in one Psychrilyobacter atlanticus DSM 19335 genomic window:
- a CDS encoding LacI family DNA-binding transcriptional regulator — protein MGKLTIKDIAKKSGFSVSTVSNVINGKGKCSVETQEKIFNLMKEVGYKPNQAARTLVSKKSNLIGILFPVENDIFRKNNSYQKILNSITFELSKKSYDLVIGNNLKELDILEWSLKRDLEGIIIVGDIDTLKEKELKKLKIPIVFIDNYKNNLYGVNYINSDDTIGGFNATEILAKKSCENIAFVGSEDIEIHSRRYLGYQSALMEYSLGEERLYLDQPTYEGGLALGEAISQTDIDGLCIASDIMAFGIISSLLKNGKKIPEDIKIIGFDNNDSCQYTTPTLSSVDLNFSTKGIVAVQMIFDEIEGKTFLRNQSIDLNIVLRESAGNKNY, from the coding sequence ATGGGAAAGTTAACGATTAAAGATATTGCTAAAAAATCTGGGTTCTCTGTATCTACAGTTTCTAATGTTATAAATGGAAAGGGGAAATGTAGTGTAGAAACTCAAGAAAAGATATTTAACCTAATGAAAGAAGTGGGTTATAAACCTAATCAGGCAGCAAGAACCTTAGTTAGTAAAAAATCTAACCTAATTGGAATATTATTTCCTGTTGAAAATGATATCTTTCGAAAAAATAATTCATATCAAAAAATTCTAAATTCTATAACCTTTGAACTTTCAAAAAAATCATATGATTTAGTAATTGGGAATAATCTCAAAGAACTGGATATCTTAGAATGGTCATTAAAAAGAGATCTAGAGGGAATCATTATCGTTGGAGATATAGATACTTTGAAAGAAAAAGAATTAAAAAAATTAAAGATCCCCATAGTTTTTATAGATAACTACAAGAATAATCTCTATGGTGTTAATTATATTAATAGTGATGATACTATTGGAGGATTTAACGCTACTGAAATATTAGCTAAAAAGAGTTGTGAAAATATAGCCTTTGTGGGAAGTGAAGATATAGAGATTCATAGTAGGAGATACCTAGGGTACCAAAGTGCTCTTATGGAGTATTCTCTGGGTGAGGAAAGGTTGTACCTAGATCAACCGACCTATGAAGGAGGCTTAGCCTTAGGAGAAGCAATATCTCAAACTGATATAGATGGTTTATGTATAGCTTCTGATATAATGGCATTTGGCATAATATCATCTCTATTAAAAAATGGCAAAAAAATACCAGAAGATATAAAAATTATAGGGTTTGATAACAACGATTCATGTCAGTATACAACTCCTACTCTGTCTTCTGTAGACCTTAATTTTTCTACTAAAGGAATAGTTGCAGTACAGATGATATTTGATGAGATAGAAGGGAAAACTTTTTTAAGGAATCAATCGATAGATTTAAATATAGTGTTGAGGGAAAGTGCAGGAAATAAAAATTACTAA
- a CDS encoding carbonic anhydrase, with product MEKLLKGHQKFKEIKFKKNKDLYLKLVKDGQHPGTLFIGCSDSRVIPGLITGSKPGELFTIQNVGNFVAPYKPDEDYHSTASAIEYAVSVLKVDDIIVCGHSHCGAIKSLYKDLDKEVDLVHTNKWLELGNEAKKVAQLVGGSEEEKLINTEKLSAMFQLENLLTYPAVKRRVDEGSLHLHVWYYKIETGEIEYYDDIKGSFIPMDN from the coding sequence ATGGAAAAATTATTAAAGGGACATCAAAAATTTAAAGAGATAAAATTCAAAAAAAATAAAGATTTATATTTAAAATTAGTAAAAGATGGGCAGCATCCAGGAACATTGTTTATAGGGTGCAGCGATTCCAGAGTAATTCCGGGGTTGATTACAGGATCTAAACCTGGTGAGCTTTTTACCATTCAAAATGTAGGAAACTTCGTAGCTCCTTATAAACCTGATGAAGATTATCATTCAACAGCTTCAGCAATAGAATATGCAGTATCAGTCTTAAAGGTAGATGATATAATAGTTTGCGGACATTCCCATTGCGGAGCTATCAAATCTCTCTATAAGGATTTAGATAAAGAGGTAGATTTAGTTCATACAAATAAATGGCTGGAGTTAGGTAATGAAGCCAAAAAAGTAGCACAATTAGTAGGAGGATCTGAGGAAGAAAAACTTATCAATACAGAAAAACTTTCTGCTATGTTTCAGTTAGAGAACTTATTGACATATCCTGCTGTAAAAAGAAGGGTTGATGAGGGTTCATTACACCTTCATGTATGGTATTACAAGATAGAAACAGGTGAGATAGAGTATTATGATGATATCAAAGGATCATTCATTCCTATGGACAACTAA
- the dnaN gene encoding DNA polymerase III subunit beta: MKIIINRNELIHNLSDLSLVIKDNSIRPVISGAKLEVKNNEIRFTGTTLETTIKSYLNGEIIEEGIVVFKIGLVLEYIKLLNQDEIEVSATENKLFIHNAEFTTLDSDEYPKLNILGGEPLLDIEANTLVEAFDKVSFSASMTPENLAINTIRMKLEDNKIYLITTDSYRLTHYVLESETKLNKEISIPLEGATILSKLFRGSKETLNFFIDGSQLRVKSEKLVFSIRLVDLAFPDYNAILGSMNSSKTIEMNLKEFKSALKKVLTIAKRNQETKNGAYFDFNGNKLKISVSSGSAKTTQKLDTIKEGDNFKSSLNVKFIEDFLNNIEKNIIIRATNASSMFILKEMDNDNYTYILMPLALRD, from the coding sequence ATGAAAATCATAATCAATAGAAACGAATTGATTCACAACCTGAGCGACTTATCTTTAGTGATTAAAGATAATTCCATAAGACCTGTAATATCAGGGGCTAAATTAGAGGTAAAAAATAACGAAATTAGATTTACCGGAACAACACTGGAAACAACTATAAAATCATATTTAAATGGTGAAATTATAGAAGAAGGAATTGTAGTTTTTAAAATAGGATTGGTTTTAGAATACATAAAATTATTAAACCAAGATGAGATAGAGGTCAGTGCTACCGAAAACAAGTTATTTATCCATAACGCTGAATTTACAACTTTAGATAGTGATGAATATCCAAAATTAAATATATTAGGTGGGGAGCCACTATTAGATATTGAGGCAAATACATTGGTAGAAGCTTTTGATAAGGTATCATTTTCAGCTTCTATGACTCCAGAAAATTTGGCTATTAATACTATTAGGATGAAATTAGAAGACAACAAAATTTATTTGATCACTACAGATTCATATAGACTAACTCACTATGTTTTAGAGAGTGAAACTAAGTTGAATAAAGAGATATCTATCCCCTTAGAGGGAGCTACTATTTTAAGCAAACTCTTCAGAGGAAGTAAGGAGACTTTAAACTTCTTTATCGATGGAAGTCAATTGAGAGTAAAATCTGAAAAATTAGTTTTTTCTATTAGACTGGTAGACTTAGCATTCCCTGATTACAATGCTATTTTAGGAAGTATGAACTCTAGCAAAACAATTGAGATGAATTTAAAAGAATTTAAATCAGCATTAAAAAAAGTTCTTACTATTGCTAAAAGAAATCAAGAAACAAAAAATGGTGCATATTTTGATTTTAATGGGAATAAACTGAAGATATCGGTATCTTCTGGAAGTGCTAAAACTACGCAAAAGCTGGATACAATCAAAGAAGGAGATAACTTCAAATCTTCTTTAAATGTAAAGTTTATAGAAGATTTTTTAAATAATATAGAAAAAAATATAATTATAAGAGCTACTAATGCCAGTTCAATGTTTATCTTAAAAGAGATGGACAACGACAACTATACTTATATTTTAATGCCGTTAGCCCTTAGAGATTAG
- a CDS encoding acetate uptake transporter: MERIVKDTTANPAPLGLLGFGATTLLLNLHNAGLFGLNDMILMMGLFYGGFAQIIAGIQENKKGNTFGATAFTSYGAFWWTLVGIWILNKGGYMAADHIALGSYMFVWGIVTLIFFIGTLNGPTIGKIVFGSVTLLFILLGLHFFFESALLGKIAGYVGIIAGLSAMYEAAALILNEKYGKQILPL; encoded by the coding sequence ATGGAAAGAATAGTTAAAGACACTACGGCTAATCCAGCACCTTTAGGGCTTCTGGGTTTTGGAGCTACAACTTTGTTATTAAATTTACACAACGCAGGTTTATTTGGACTAAATGACATGATCTTAATGATGGGACTTTTTTACGGAGGGTTTGCACAAATAATCGCAGGTATTCAAGAAAATAAAAAAGGTAATACATTTGGAGCAACGGCATTTACTTCTTATGGAGCTTTCTGGTGGACATTAGTCGGAATTTGGATATTGAATAAGGGCGGGTATATGGCAGCTGATCATATCGCTTTAGGCTCTTATATGTTTGTATGGGGGATCGTTACGTTAATCTTCTTTATAGGAACTTTAAACGGTCCAACTATCGGTAAAATAGTTTTTGGATCAGTAACTCTTTTATTCATACTATTAGGTCTGCATTTTTTCTTTGAAAGTGCATTACTTGGAAAAATTGCTGGATATGTAGGAATCATAGCTGGTTTATCTGCTATGTATGAAGCAGCTGCATTAATTTTAAATGAAAAATATGGTAAACAAATACTCCCATTATAA
- a CDS encoding response regulator transcription factor, with translation MNVLVLEDSMSTRQLLVSILKKEGYSVSGFSSGTTGLTHLANNPIDFILLDINLPDMNGYEIAGKIKANPKVYGTPYIIILTSKTNAEDVVEGFRNGADDYLKKPFNPEELKLRIKAATRNFMTSQHSYIYKSIIIDPDSQTITYEGKMIKVTKTEFKLLLHFIENKNIVLTRRKIYKNVWDELYFEGNRTIDVYIRRLKIKIPLLNESIETIRGVGYKLNSHTTMGC, from the coding sequence ATGAATGTTTTAGTCTTAGAAGATAGCATGTCAACTAGACAATTATTAGTATCAATTTTAAAAAAAGAGGGTTATAGCGTTTCGGGCTTTTCATCTGGAACTACTGGATTAACTCATTTAGCTAATAACCCCATTGATTTTATACTTTTAGATATAAATCTTCCTGACATGAATGGTTATGAGATTGCTGGAAAGATAAAAGCTAATCCTAAAGTTTATGGAACTCCTTATATTATAATCCTTACTTCAAAAACTAACGCCGAAGATGTGGTGGAAGGATTTAGAAATGGTGCGGATGATTATTTAAAAAAACCATTTAACCCTGAGGAGTTAAAATTAAGAATTAAGGCTGCAACTAGAAATTTTATGACCTCTCAACACTCTTATATTTATAAATCTATAATTATTGATCCAGATTCTCAAACTATAACATATGAGGGTAAAATGATTAAAGTGACAAAAACAGAATTTAAATTACTTCTACATTTTATAGAAAATAAAAATATAGTTCTCACAAGGAGAAAAATATACAAAAATGTTTGGGATGAATTATATTTTGAAGGGAATCGAACTATAGATGTATATATTAGAAGATTAAAGATTAAAATTCCATTACTCAATGAATCTATTGAAACTATCAGAGGAGTTGGTTATAAATTAAATTCTCATACTACAATGGGTTGCTAA
- a CDS encoding ABC transporter ATP-binding protein yields the protein MAVVKLKKVEKTYPNGFKAVHGIDLDIKDGEFMVFVGPSGCAKSTTLRMIAGLEDITGGEVIIGDKVVNEMPPKDRGIAMVFQNYALYPHMTCYENMAFGLKLQKLPKAEIDERVRDAATKLEITDLLDRKPKEMSGGQRQRVAVGRAIVRKPEVFLFDEPLSNLDAKLRVSMRVRITQLHQELKDAGQPATMVYVTHDQVEAMTMGDRICVLEYGVIKQVDTPINLYSRPKNKFVAGFIGSPSMNIIPSELMMDGGKVAVKVGETILHLPKEKAEKVKDSVGKKVWFGIRPEHIGSHETHPEKEEYITGKISIVEQMGNEEFIYFTIDGIQYSARLTSENVKETGNGKNYNFWFDMEKCHIFDYETDENISLV from the coding sequence ATGGCAGTAGTAAAATTAAAAAAAGTTGAAAAAACATATCCAAATGGATTTAAGGCAGTTCATGGAATAGATTTAGACATTAAAGATGGAGAATTTATGGTATTTGTCGGTCCGTCTGGTTGTGCAAAATCTACAACTCTTAGAATGATTGCTGGATTAGAAGATATTACAGGTGGAGAAGTAATCATAGGGGATAAAGTTGTAAATGAAATGCCTCCTAAGGATAGAGGAATTGCTATGGTATTCCAAAACTATGCGCTTTATCCACATATGACTTGTTATGAAAATATGGCATTTGGTCTGAAATTACAAAAGTTACCTAAAGCTGAGATAGATGAAAGAGTAAGAGATGCTGCTACAAAATTAGAGATAACTGATCTACTGGATAGAAAACCTAAAGAGATGTCTGGAGGACAGAGACAAAGGGTAGCAGTAGGAAGAGCTATTGTTAGAAAACCTGAAGTTTTCCTATTTGACGAACCACTATCAAACTTAGATGCAAAATTAAGGGTATCTATGAGGGTTAGAATCACTCAATTACACCAAGAGTTAAAAGATGCTGGTCAGCCTGCTACTATGGTATATGTTACCCATGATCAAGTAGAAGCGATGACAATGGGAGATAGAATCTGTGTATTAGAATATGGTGTAATCAAACAAGTAGATACTCCTATTAACTTATATAGCAGACCAAAGAATAAGTTCGTTGCAGGATTTATCGGATCACCATCTATGAACATCATTCCATCTGAATTAATGATGGATGGAGGTAAAGTTGCTGTGAAAGTAGGAGAAACAATCTTACATCTACCTAAAGAAAAGGCAGAAAAAGTAAAAGATTCTGTAGGAAAAAAAGTATGGTTTGGAATTAGACCGGAACATATTGGATCTCATGAAACTCATCCAGAGAAGGAAGAATACATAACTGGGAAGATCTCTATTGTAGAACAAATGGGAAATGAGGAGTTTATTTATTTCACAATAGATGGAATTCAATATTCTGCTAGATTAACTTCTGAAAATGTAAAAGAAACAGGAAACGGAAAAAATTATAATTTCTGGTTTGATATGGAAAAATGTCATATTTTTGACTATGAAACAGACGAAAATATATCTTTAGTATAA
- a CDS encoding aminoacyl-histidine dipeptidase, whose product MNVLSGLKPEKVFNFFEEISAIPRGSKHEEQISAYLANFGKSRGLETIQDEALNVIIKKDATPGYEEIPAIIIQGHMDMVWEKNLDTEFDFENEGLNLLIDGDFIKAKGTTLGADNGIAVAFALAVLDSNNIPHPKLEVLVTSDEETGMSGAIALDGNLLDGKYLFNIDTEEEGEIYVSCSGGNRTTLTIPVTYTEATLDSFFNISVRGLFGGHSGMEIQLQRGNSNKIMARILKAVSDKLTINLIEINGGSKTNAIPREGDTLISVAKEDIKALNEILADVAKDIVEELRVSDAGVKISITEVKGLETSKVMDLETTNRVINTLFLYPNGVQRMSLDIEGLVETSLNLGVLTTEDAGVVLQSAIRSSVDAAKALLTKEVETLAMVTGAKFEQGATYPAWKFNPNSKLQDMALEVHEKSTGKKAGIKAIHAGLECGLLGEKLPDCDMISFGPNMFDVHTPEEKLSISSVENVWKYFLDLLKSSKDYL is encoded by the coding sequence ATGAACGTTTTATCTGGTTTAAAGCCTGAAAAGGTATTCAATTTTTTCGAGGAGATCAGTGCTATTCCTAGAGGATCAAAGCATGAAGAACAAATAAGTGCATATTTAGCAAATTTTGGAAAATCTAGAGGATTAGAAACTATCCAGGATGAGGCTCTTAATGTAATTATTAAAAAAGATGCTACTCCGGGATATGAGGAGATACCGGCTATAATTATCCAAGGACATATGGATATGGTTTGGGAAAAGAATCTAGATACTGAATTTGATTTTGAAAACGAAGGGTTAAACCTTTTAATCGATGGAGATTTTATAAAAGCTAAGGGTACTACCTTAGGTGCTGATAATGGTATAGCGGTTGCTTTTGCATTGGCTGTATTAGATTCAAATAATATTCCACATCCAAAATTGGAAGTATTAGTTACTTCTGATGAAGAAACAGGGATGTCTGGAGCTATTGCTTTAGATGGGAATTTATTAGATGGTAAATATTTATTCAATATAGATACTGAGGAAGAGGGAGAGATCTATGTTAGTTGTTCAGGTGGTAATAGAACGACTCTTACAATTCCTGTAACATATACTGAGGCTACATTGGATTCATTCTTTAATATCAGTGTTAGAGGGTTATTTGGTGGTCATTCAGGAATGGAGATCCAATTACAGAGAGGAAATTCAAACAAGATCATGGCTAGAATATTAAAGGCTGTATCTGATAAATTAACTATTAACCTAATAGAAATAAATGGTGGATCAAAAACTAATGCTATTCCTCGTGAAGGAGATACATTGATCTCTGTAGCAAAAGAAGATATAAAAGCTTTAAATGAAATTTTAGCTGATGTAGCTAAAGATATAGTAGAGGAATTAAGAGTTTCAGATGCAGGCGTTAAGATTAGTATAACAGAGGTAAAAGGTTTAGAAACTTCTAAGGTGATGGATTTAGAGACGACTAACAGAGTTATCAACACTCTATTTTTATACCCTAATGGTGTTCAAAGAATGAGTTTGGATATAGAGGGGTTAGTTGAGACTTCACTTAACTTAGGTGTCCTTACTACAGAAGATGCAGGTGTTGTGTTACAATCAGCTATTAGAAGTTCTGTAGACGCTGCTAAAGCTTTACTAACAAAGGAAGTTGAGACTCTTGCAATGGTTACAGGAGCTAAATTTGAACAAGGAGCTACTTATCCTGCTTGGAAATTTAATCCTAATTCAAAATTACAGGATATGGCATTGGAAGTTCATGAAAAATCAACTGGTAAAAAAGCTGGAATAAAAGCTATCCATGCAGGATTAGAGTGTGGATTATTAGGTGAAAAATTACCTGATTGTGATATGATCTCATTTGGTCCTAATATGTTTGACGTTCATACTCCAGAAGAAAAATTATCTATATCTTCTGTTGAAAATGTATGGAAATATTTCTTAGATCTATTGAAGTCGTCTAAAGATTATTTATAA
- a CDS encoding acetate uptake transporter: MERSIKDTTANPAPLGLLGFGTTTLLLNLHNAGLFGLNDMILMMGLFYGGFAQIIAGIQENKKGNTFGATAFTSYGAFWWTLVGIWVLNKAEYLAADSVALGSYMFVWGLVTFIFFIGTLNGATIGKIVFGTLTILFILLGFHFVLESALFGKLAGFVGIICGSSAIYEAAGLILNEKYGKQILPL, translated from the coding sequence ATGGAAAGATCAATTAAAGATACGACTGCCAATCCAGCACCTTTAGGGCTTTTAGGATTTGGAACAACAACTTTATTATTAAATTTACACAATGCAGGTTTATTTGGACTAAATGACATGATCTTAATGATGGGACTTTTTTACGGAGGATTTGCACAAATAATTGCAGGTATCCAAGAAAATAAAAAAGGTAACACATTCGGAGCTACAGCATTTACTTCTTATGGAGCTTTCTGGTGGACATTAGTTGGAATTTGGGTATTAAACAAAGCTGAATACTTAGCTGCTGACAGTGTAGCTCTTGGTTCTTATATGTTTGTATGGGGTCTTGTTACATTTATCTTCTTCATCGGTACATTAAATGGAGCTACTATAGGGAAAATAGTTTTCGGTACATTAACTATTTTATTTATATTATTAGGATTCCACTTTGTACTTGAAAGTGCATTATTCGGTAAATTAGCTGGATTCGTAGGAATCATATGTGGTTCTTCAGCAATCTATGAAGCAGCAGGATTAATTTTAAACGAAAAATACGGTAAACAAATATTACCACTATAA